The segment GGGGTTGGCGTCGACGCGGGTGGTGCGCCCACGCGCGATCCTAATCTGGTGCTGGAGGGTGGCGCGCTGCTGCCCTTTGGGGGGCACAAGGGCTCGGCGATTTCGATGATGATCGAGCTGCTTGGCGCGGCGCTGACGGGCGGGAAATTCTCGACCGAGGTGGATTGGTCGCGCCATCCGGGGGCGGTGACGCCCCATACCGGCCAGTTCATTTTGCTGATCGACCCCGCGCGGGGCGGTGGTTTGCCGTTCGATCTGCGCGCGGCGGAATTTACCCAGACGATGCGCGAGGCCGGTCTTGACCATCTGCCCGGTGTCAGACGGCACAAAAACCGTGCCAAAGCGCTGCAAAGCGGCATGACGCTGGATGCGGATGCTTGGGCCAATCTCGACAAACTGCGTCAATTTGGCATAGCTGGATTGAACGGCTAACGAGGACAGATCACGTGGACGATACCAAGCCATTGCCGACAGCGATGATCCCACCGGCCGCGCGGCGCAAGGCGGCGCATTCGATTGCGGCGCGGCTGCGGGCTTTGCGCAAAGAGGCGGGGCTGACCCTCAGCGATTTGGCGATGCGCAGCGGGTTGGCGGCCTCGACCCTGTCGAAGATCGAAAATGAACAGATGTCCCCGACCTATGACACGATCCTGTCACTGGCCGAGGGTTTGGGCGTGGATATCACCCATCTGGTCACCGGCACGCAGGGTAAATCCGTCAATGGCCGCAAGGCCGTAACCCGCAAGGGCGAAGGCATTGTCCATCGCACGCAGCAATATGATTACGAGATGCTGTGCAACGATATCGCCAATCGCCAGTTCGTGCCGTTGCTGGCCGAGGTGAAGGCGCGCTCTTTGCATACGTTCGACGGGCTGCTGCGCCATCCGGGCGAGGAATTTATTTTCGTGTTGGAAGGCCGGGTCGAGCTGCATACCGAATTCTATGCCCCAAGCCTGCTCGAGGTCGGCGACTCGGGCTATTTCGATAGCACGATGGGCCATGCGCTGATCAACCCCGACGACAGGCCCGCGCGGGTGTTATGGGTCTGTTCGAGGGTCGTTGGTCCATTGGCACAGTAAGGCTAACGACCGCCGGTCAAGATCTGAAGGATCTTTCAAAACCCTGATATGTCACGACGTGCTTCCAAAATATGTGCGTTTGGGCGGCCTGCGTCTTGTGTAAAAATGCAGGTAACGCCGGTCGAAAGCCGCGTCATGCGCCTTGCATTGTGATGACCGGCAGGCAGCGCGCGGGATCGGTCGTTCATGCGATAGAGCGCGCGTTCACGCCGCGCCCCAGCCCCATTACACTGACCGCGCCGCAAGATATCGTCAGCAGGCAAAGCATCCGAGACGATGTTATTTGCGCAGGATCATCATCGGTGTCAGCGCCTCGGGGTCGGTGATCATGCGGGCGCGGATGTCAAAGGCGGCGTGCAGCAGATCTTCGCGGGCGACCTCTTGGGGCGCACCTGCGGCCATACATTGCCCGTTTTGCAGCACGATGACCTGATCGCCATAGCGAAAGGCTTGGTTCAGATCGTGCAACACGGCAACGACGGTGCGGCCCTCGTCGGCCAGTTCGCGGCACAGGCGCAGCACCTCGACCTGATGGGCGATGTCGAGGTAGCTGGTCGGCTCGTCCAGCAAGATCACCGGCGTTTGCTGTGCCAGAACCATCGCCAGCCATGCCCGCTGCCGCTGGCCGCCCGACAGCTCTGCCACCGGGCGATCGGCGAAGGCTGCGATATTCAGGCGCGTCATGGCGCTATCGACCACGGCGCGGTCGCTGCCATCCAGACGGTTCCACAGGTTGGTATGCGGGCTGCGGCCATAGGCGACCAGTTGGCGCACGGTAACGCCATCAGGCGCGTTCAGCGTCTGCGGCAGCAGCGACATCAGCCGCGCCAGCTTGCGCGGGGGGATTTGGCTCTGCGCTTTTCCATCCAGCGTAATCTCTCCGCGTGCCAGCGGCAGCGCGCGGATCAGGGCCTTGAGCAGGCTGGACTTTCCGCAGCCGTTCGGCCCGACCAGCACGGTAAATTTTCCGGTCGGGATGTGCAGGTTCAGGCCGTTCAGCACGGGCGTTGCGCCATAGCGCAGGGACAGGTCTTTCAGCTCGATCGCGATGGTCATCAGCGCATCCTAAACAAGAGCCACAGGAAATAGGGCGCGCCGATCACGGCGGTCATCACGCCCACGGGCACCTCTAGCGGGGGGGCCATCGCGCGGCCCAGCACATCTGCGGCCATCATGATCGCGCCGCCAAAGGCCGCGCTGGCGGGCAGGATCACCAATGCGCGCCCCGGTGTCGCCAGCCGCGCGATATGCGGCGCCACAAGGCCGATGAAGCCCACCGGCCCCAGCACCGCAACCGCTGTTCCCGTCAGCACCACCGCAAGGCCGAGGGCGCGGACCTGCACTCGTCCCAGATCCACACCCAGCGCATGGGCGGTCTCATCGCCAAGGCCGATCAGATCGAGTGATTTCGCCAAAGGCAGCGCCAACAGCGCGATGGGCAGCACCAGCAGCACCAGCGGCATCTGCTCCCACCCGCGTGCCCACAGGCTGCCGGTCAGCGACATCAGCGCGGTGTTAATCGCGACGGGATGGGTCAGCAGCAGGAATTCCGTCACGCCTGCAAATCCCGCCGATAGCGCCACGCCCGATAGCGCAAAGCGTAGGGGCGAGAAATGCCCCGCATTATAGAGCATCAGCACCGCCGCGCCAAAAGCGCCGCCGGCGATGGCGATCAGTGGTAGCAGGTTTACGGCTAGCCCCGGAAACAGCAAAATCGCGCCCGCCAGCGCCATGCCCGCGCCCTGCGTCACCCCCAGCAGATCCGGCGAGGCGAGGGGATTGCGGATCACGCCTTGCACCAGCGCGCCCGCAAGGCCAATGCCGCCCCCAAGGATCAGCGCGATCAGCGCGCGTGGCAAGCGGTGGTTCCAGACCAGAAAATCCTGCGCATCATGCGCGGCCAATAGCTGCGCCACCGCCAAGGGCGACAGGCGATGCGCGCCAAGGCAAAGCGACAGTAAAAACAATGCGCCAATCAGCGCGCAGAGCGAGAAGGCGCGGATCATAGCGGCCTGCGCGCCAGAAAGAGAAAGAACGGTGCGCCGATCAGCGCGGTGATGGCTCCGGCCGGTGTCTCGGATGGAAAGGCAACCCAACGCGCCGCGATATCCGACGCAAGCAGCAGGTTCGCGCCCAACAGCGCGCTGAGCGGGGTCACAAGGCGGTAATCCGCGCCGACCATCAACCGCGCCACATTGGGCGCGATCAGCCCGATGAAGGCAATCGGCCCGGTGACCGTCACGGTCACACCCACCATGAGGCAGCCGCCCGCGAAAATCGCAAGGCGTAAAGGCACCAGCGATATCCCAAGGGCGCGCGCCGCCTCGTCCCCCAGCGCGACAATGTTCAGCCGCGCGGCGACAAATGCCGCCAGCACCGCGGCGGCAAGCGCCGTCACCGCCAGCAACCGCACATCCGCATAGCCCGTGTTTGCCAGCGACCCCGCCAGCCAGTTCAGCACGCCTAAGGCGCGCTCCTCGGCCAATAGCACCACGAGGCGCGTCAGCCCCGCGCAAAGCGCAGCCATCGTCATCCCGGCCAAGATCAACCGCACCCGCGCCGCATCCGGCGACCAAGAGGCCCCCAGCGTCATGACCAGCGCCCATGCCACCGCGCCGCCCGTTGCTGCGGCAAGCGGCGGGGCAATCGGCAGAGCGATCACGCCGCTGCTGACCAGCGCCAGCCCAAGGCTCGCGCCGCCCGTCACCCCCATCAGCGCGGGCGAGGCCAGGCGGTTGCGCGTAATGCCCTGCATCAGCGCGCCGCACAGCCCCATCATCCCCCCGATCAGCACCGCACAAAGCGCGCGCGGCACGCGGATCTGCGCAATGATCTGGGTCATCGTGCTGCTTTCTCCCCAGCCGATCAGCGGCAGCGCCTGCGTGATCGACAGGGGAAAGGTGGAAAAGGCGATCAGCGACCACGCGAATAGCACCACCCCCAGTAGGGTGGTGCCAGTGGTCATGATAAGGCCGCGCGGCATGTGGCTTATTCGACTTCGGCAAACGTGCCTTGCAAGATGTGCAGGGCATCGTCGGCGATCCGCTCGGCGGCCATGATGCCGCGGTTGCGTGCCCAGACATTGCTGTCGACCGAGACGACATGGCCCTCGGCCTGCGCCGCTTTCAACACGTTCCACAGCGGCGCGCTTGACCATTGATCGATGATCGAGGGACGACGGTAATGACCGACCAACAGGTAGTCGGGATCAAGCGCCAGCAGCTGTTCAATCGAGGCGAATTCATAGGCGTCGCCGCCGTCGCGGATCGCGGGCACCGTCAGCCCCAGCGCCGCCAG is part of the Ketogulonicigenium vulgare WSH-001 genome and harbors:
- a CDS encoding helix-turn-helix domain-containing protein, with the protein product MDDTKPLPTAMIPPAARRKAAHSIAARLRALRKEAGLTLSDLAMRSGLAASTLSKIENEQMSPTYDTILSLAEGLGVDITHLVTGTQGKSVNGRKAVTRKGEGIVHRTQQYDYEMLCNDIANRQFVPLLAEVKARSLHTFDGLLRHPGEEFIFVLEGRVELHTEFYAPSLLEVGDSGYFDSTMGHALINPDDRPARVLWVCSRVVGPLAQ
- a CDS encoding ABC transporter ATP-binding protein, which encodes MTIAIELKDLSLRYGATPVLNGLNLHIPTGKFTVLVGPNGCGKSSLLKALIRALPLARGEITLDGKAQSQIPPRKLARLMSLLPQTLNAPDGVTVRQLVAYGRSPHTNLWNRLDGSDRAVVDSAMTRLNIAAFADRPVAELSGGQRQRAWLAMVLAQQTPVILLDEPTSYLDIAHQVEVLRLCRELADEGRTVVAVLHDLNQAFRYGDQVIVLQNGQCMAAGAPQEVAREDLLHAAFDIRARMITDPEALTPMMILRK
- a CDS encoding iron chelate uptake ABC transporter family permease subunit, whose translation is MIRAFSLCALIGALFLLSLCLGAHRLSPLAVAQLLAAHDAQDFLVWNHRLPRALIALILGGGIGLAGALVQGVIRNPLASPDLLGVTQGAGMALAGAILLFPGLAVNLLPLIAIAGGAFGAAVLMLYNAGHFSPLRFALSGVALSAGFAGVTEFLLLTHPVAINTALMSLTGSLWARGWEQMPLVLLVLPIALLALPLAKSLDLIGLGDETAHALGVDLGRVQVRALGLAVVLTGTAVAVLGPVGFIGLVAPHIARLATPGRALVILPASAAFGGAIMMAADVLGRAMAPPLEVPVGVMTAVIGAPYFLWLLFRMR
- a CDS encoding iron chelate uptake ABC transporter family permease subunit encodes the protein MPRGLIMTTGTTLLGVVLFAWSLIAFSTFPLSITQALPLIGWGESSTMTQIIAQIRVPRALCAVLIGGMMGLCGALMQGITRNRLASPALMGVTGGASLGLALVSSGVIALPIAPPLAAATGGAVAWALVMTLGASWSPDAARVRLILAGMTMAALCAGLTRLVVLLAEERALGVLNWLAGSLANTGYADVRLLAVTALAAAVLAAFVAARLNIVALGDEAARALGISLVPLRLAIFAGGCLMVGVTVTVTGPIAFIGLIAPNVARLMVGADYRLVTPLSALLGANLLLASDIAARWVAFPSETPAGAITALIGAPFFLFLARRPL